CAGCTTCCGATTCCTTCAGGATGGCGATGATCTGTTCTTCGTTGAACCGACTCTTTCTCACTTCTCCTCCTTGGCCCTGGCGGGCCATCTTAACGGAGAAGTCTCATTTTGACTGGGCTACTTCTTGGGGGGCACGTCAGATCAACTCTGGCTGGATCAATATCGCCGGTTCTGGACTGAGCGCCAAAAGGCGGAACAACATCAACGAAAGCTGCGGGAAAAGGCTGCCCGGATAGGGCACCCTCCAGCGAATACTCCCAACCGAATCAAGGGCCACGTCTTTGCTTTTACGGGCAGACTTGCCGGCTGGCCTCGCCGCAAGTTGTATCCTCGAGTGGAAAGGCTTGGAGGCCGCGTTGTGGAAAAAGCAGGTGCTATGGGTTCAGTGCAGTGTCTCGTTCACGCTGAAATATTGGGTGGCCGAAAAAGCACACAGAAGCTTGAGATCGCACATCGGGAACAAATTCCTATCATTACCGAGGAACAGTTCTTCAAACTGGCGCGGATCAACTAAAGGACTCCTTATCGGCTTGCTCCCACTGGTACTGTGGACGACGGGCATGGATTCTTACGTGTTGCTTGAACCAATCTTCACACGCTCAGTGATTATTCGGGTCCGAACTTATTGCCCGGTACACCGTCCCCAGCCCGAGCCTCAATCGCTCCGAAATGGCACGCCAAGAAAGGCCCTCAGCCCGAAGCTTCAGTACCTCTGACGACTCGACTACCTGCCGTGGCCGGCCGATTCGCTTGCCTTTGGCCTTGGCGTTACGAAGACCGGCTCTCACACGTTCTTGAATCAACGCCCGCTCGAATTCAGCCATCGCGCCGATAATCTGAAACATCAGCCGGCCTGACGGAGTACTCAAATCCAAATTGTCCCGCAGACTGATAAACGTGACTCCATAAGCGCTCAGATCGGCAAGAGAATTAACCAGATGCTTCAGGCTCCGCCCAAACCGGTCAATCTTCCAAACCAAGATAGCGTCAAACCTGCATTTTTGCGCGTCTGTCATCAAACGGTTCAGGGCGGGACGGGATTCTTTTGAACCAGAGACGCCTTCGTCAACATATTCTTCATGAATGCTCAAGCCTCTGCGAGTGGCATATTCGCGCAGCTCGGAGAGCTGCATTTCGGGGTCTTGGTGGCCATTGAGAGTGGATACGCGCGCATACAGCGCGACGCGATGAATGGGCCTGTCCTGAGAAAAGACGGCTGTGGTATTTTTGCTCTTAGCCATTGCCCCTCCTCGTAGGTGCAATCGGTTAGCGCCGTTCGGGTGCTGATTACACCCGGCGGCGCGCTTTCTTAGTCTCTACCATTCTGAGATCTGAAGTCAACTGTATAATGCAAGTAAAATCGATTGATATACTCACCCATTAGTATGATAATCAGCCTGTGAAACGGCTGACCTCAACAGAAAAGCGCGTGCTGCGAGCGATGGGCAGCCTCGGCGGCAAAGCTTCTGCGGCCAAGCTCACCCCCGAGGAGCGAAAGGAAAAAGCGCGCAAGGCAATTCAGGCACGCTGGGCAAAGGCTAAGCCAAAAAAGAAGTGAGAGCCGAGAAACTGTCGCCCGGTGGGTGCTGCCCATTGGCCCGGTTATGTTCCAGAACGTCCCAGTAGGGCTGCAAACCGCTGATTTCAAGGGCCGCACGAGCCAAAATCGATTTGTGCCAAAAATGAAGTAGTTTCGAACGACCGTAACGGAGGCGTCAGGCCCTTCGGTTGAAATGGTGGAGCTGGTTTGTTGGGATTGACGGAGAGGCACAGCCCGCAAATTTTCTAAAGGGCCGCGATTATCTCGTCGCGATAGGGGGCTCACCATACGTGCTTGCCAACTTGCTGGTCACGCGTATTAATTCGCGGTACTTCCCCACGATGTCGATGTTCCCCATGACTCTTAGACTGGACAGTTGAGGAGTCCACTTACCCCGTAATAGAAATTTTCGATATCGACGCGTTAAACTGTTTCATAAGCGTCGCTGTTGGAACAATTTAGGCGTTTGGCGAGATCTGCTTCCTTTTTCCAATCTCCAGTCGCTATCTGAAAAGCAATCACGAAGGTGACGCTCGTATGTCCGCAGATGGACCATTCCACTGGCACCAAGTTGACCATACACTGGCGACCCTTATGCTGGCCGAAATATCAGAAGAATTCCAGCAACTCGCGCGCGAGGACTTCCAGCAAATTCATTATCAGAATATAGGTAACGGGAATCGCATGACCGTGCCTTCGGAGCGTTTGGAGATGCATCGTCTCCGCACGGACGAGTTGGCGGCGCGATACTACGGGGTGTACTGCGAAGTTTGGCGATCTCAACAAAAACCTCTCACGCCTGACCTTCTTCGAGCCATATGCCCAAATCGTCTCCGGGTACTTATGTCGGCGCGCGTTAACGGCATCAGGTCCGAATTCAGCATGGAACAGATGCGCACCCATAGTTTCAACAGCGAGTGGCTGAAGGCGGCCATGGCAGAATTCCAGCGCAGTCTGGACCGACTTTATAGCAAGTGGGAGAGGCTGGCCGAGATTGACGCGAAGAGCCTGGAACATTTGCTGGCAGCCGCACGGAATAGTCCAGACATCGATATTGTAGCTACACAGCTTGTTCATTCCAGAGCTCAGATCCGAATCGTCGAAGCCAGGCTAGCAAGTATTGAGGCACGGATTACGTCGTGTGAACGAGCATTAAGTGCCACCCAGTTGCGGCAATCAGATAATTACAGAATTAAGAGCCTGGAGCAGCGCCTTGAAACCCTTAAGGCTGACAAAAAGCAATTCGAGCTTAAGCGTGATGACTGGCAGCGAAGCCAAGACACTGCTTTAAGTCGCTCGGCGGAACTCAGGGGTCAAAATATCTCCAACTTGCTCTCTTACGGAGACGCTCAAGAGGTCGATAATGAGTCCCGGCCCCAGGATCGCGAGCAACAGATCATTAATCCCGGAACTAATAGTGGGGCGGCTATAGGACCGGAGAGGGGAATTGCCCAAGCCAGGGAGCGAGTAAGGCACTTTGAAGCAGAAATTGCCGCCGTCGAAACGAAAATCGCTGCATTTCAGCAGTCCCTTACGGAAGCAATTGTGCATGGAACTTCCACGATAAAACCAAGAGATATCGATAAAGTAATTCGCAAATTGCATGCGGACAAAAAGGACCTTGAATTCCGAAGGGACGACTGGCAGCTAAACCTCAATACAGCTCTGAGCCACTTGGCGGGAGGCATCCAACAGAGCGTTCGAAAAGAAACGGACACAACTGAACGTCACGCAATCCAGATGATGACAAATGCAGGTTTCAGCGATGTGACGGCTTTGCAAAACAATGTTGCACCTTCGGTGGAAACGGTCTCTGAACCAGCGATATCTCCCAGGGAGAGTCCCGCAGCCGACGAAAGTCGAGTGCCCGGCGGCGTGCCACGCAAAAAAGAGAAACTGCCGGCTAAGACTGCCGATTTGTCCCAGTATTTAGATGAGGCGCAACTGACGGACCGGCAGCGCGAGTGTTTTTCTCTAAAATTCGAGTATGGATTGAGGTTCAGTGCGATTGCCCACCGATTAGGGATAAGTCGCAAGACGGTCGATGAGCACATCGCTGCGGCCCGTCGAAGAATGGAATGGTCCAAAGTTAAAGATAAAATAAAAGCAAAAAAGGCCCGCCTCAATCCTGAAGAATGACCTACACCCTGCTGTCCTCTTAACACCCCGCACTCTGGTCACGTCACCAGAGCCTCCTCGAAAAATTATCTGCCCTGAAATCAATGTCTTAGTACCCCGCAATACCCCGCAATACCCCGCACGCGGGGACTTATGGTGAGAGCTCGCAGCAACTCCGGCAGCCATCGAACGCCGAGATTGCCTGCGGAGCAACAAGGACAACCATTGTGAAAAAACTTATCCCCACGAAACAAGCTGCCGAAATGCTCGGAACAACTGTTGGAACGCTGAAGAGCTGGCGCTCCCGAGGACTTGGCCCCAAATGGGTCAAGCTGGGAGCCGCGGTGCGGTATGATGTCGAGGAGCTTCTTGATTTCATCAAGAGGAACACCCGCGTACCTTCCGTGCGAGCACTCGTGGAGGAGCGTCGTGGAACTCTTTAAGAGGAAGAACTCAAAATGCTGGTGGTACGACTTCGCCGTCCGCGGAGAGCGGTATCGCGGATCAACCAAAGAGACCAACAAAACTGCCGCCCAAGCCAAAGCGGCACGATTATTAACCGACATCGCTGAAAGCAGGAACCTTCATTGTGGCAAGAAGGCACCAGTGCTTTCAGACTTTGCTGATCGCTTCCTGGCTTATCTGATGAATGCTAAATTGGCAGATAATTCCAAGAGGTATCTGCGATGCGGATGGAAGCTGCTGGAGCAAACGAGAATCATCGGAATGCGCATGAGCAACATACGGACGGAGGACATTGACGCACTGACGTTTCCGGGTTCAGCATACAACGTTAACTGTGCGCTCAAGACCTTGCGACGTATGTTGAATCTGGCGCATGAATGGGGGCTGATCGGTGGAGTGCCAAGAATCAGATTGATGAAAGAGCTCGGTCGTTCAATACGTTTGGACGAAGAGGCGGAGCGCAAACTCCTGGCGTATGCTCGCCAGCCGCTGCGCGACGTGATCATTCTGATGCGGGACACTGGCATGCGTAACCGGAAAGAGCTGTTTCGGATGCGCATAGAGAACCTGGACTGGAACACCCGTACGATCTTCGTTCCAGATAGCAAGACCCCCACCGGAAGGCGTTACATTCCCATGAGTGATCGCGTTCTGGATCTGCTCATGATCCGCTGCGGTGAGCGGCGCGAGGGATGGGTATTTCCAGCGAACTCCGCAGCAGGGCACCTCACTACACTGGACAAGCAATTTCGAGAGGCGCGGAAAGCAGCCGGCCTTCCGAAGAATCTCGTGCTCTATTCTGCCCGGCATGATTTCGGAACCCGCGTCTTGCAGAAGACAGGGAACCTCGCCGCAGTTATGAGGGTCATGGGGCATTCCGATCCCCGGATTGCAATGCATTATCAGCATCCTGACCTGGAGCTCATCAGGCAGGGGTTGAATGTAGGGAGTAGTGACGCCAGAGTGCAGTAAGAGCTTTAGGGCACATTTTGCGGCACAGTAACAGAAGAGTAACTAAACTTTAACGCGGTAAATGATTGATTTGATGGTGCGCCCGGAGAGATTCGAACTCCCGGCCTGTTGCTTCGGAGGCAACCGCTCTATCCAGCTGAGCTACGGGCGCGCACGCGTGCAGGTCTTTTATTAGATTAACATTTCCGCCCGACTTGGCAGTTAGGTAATTTGGGTACTGGGCTAACGCTGCGTTGCCCGATTTGCGAGAAGCTCTAGCAACACCCGATCCTCGACTATTTTCTCAATTTTCGATAATACACGAGCGTCTTTTGCGCCGGTCACGCGCCTTGAAGCGGGATCGGCGACAAGGGCCTTGTCTTACTTCTTTAGGGTTGGGTCGCTGCGTCTTTATCGGAAGTCAGCCCGCGATGACCAGACCCAGCACGTTCAGGAAAGGAAGCAGAATGAACGCTGGGGCCTTCTTCCTCAGAACCGCCCCGGCGATCACGGTCAACGGATAGGTCCAGATCGACCAGAGCCATAGGTAAGCGCTCCAAGTCTCCCCGCCATCGAAGACCATGGGCGCCAGTGGAGCGGCCATGAACCAGGGCACGAGAAAAATAAGCCACACAATCAACAGAGCCATTGCAAGTTTTTGCGACATCGAGCAGTTTCCTCCCGGAACGGCGGGTTAGCGAAAGCAACGCAGCATTAGCCCGCTACCGTAATTTGAAAACCGGCGTGATTGGCCGCATTTACGCAATTGCCAATTTACCCGTTTGCCAAATTACCCCTTCGCCGCGATTAGCAGCAAGGCGCCAATGCGTTTGAAGTCGCGCAGCTCGTCCGCGTTCTTGAACCACTTGCCGGAATAGATTTCCGGCGTGGGGCTGCGGTCCGGAATGCGGCGGGTCTGCACGTCAATGAACCCATGTTTCTTCAGCAGCGCGACGTACTCGGCCTCTGAGAGCGCCTGCACCGCCACTTTCAGTTCGCTCACCCAGCGCAGCGAGTAGTGATTATCTGTGTACAAATTAATAAGGATGAACAACCTGCCGCCGGGAGCCATCACCCGGCGCAGTTCGTCCAGGGCTTTGCCTTGGTCGGCATAGTAGTAGAACGATTCCACAGACAAGACTTTGCTGAAGGTGTTGTCTTCGGCGGGAATGCTCTCCGCCGATCCCCAAACGTAACGGATATTTTTGAAGTCCGCTGAAGCCTGTTCAGCGCGGCGCAGCATCTCGTCGGCGACGTCCAGGCGGACGATTTCGCCTTGCGTCGCCACCTGGGCCATGCGTCGCGAGGCCCAGCCGGTGCCGCAGCCCAGGTCCAGCACGCGGTCGGCGGGCTGCAGGGCCATGAGCGCCAGGGTCTGCTCGGTGATGTCCGAGTGGTGGCTTTCCATCTCGTCGCCGCGACCGGCGGCGGCCCACTGGTTGAATTCCTGTTGCAGCTTTTGGTCGGCTTCAGACGGTGCGGGCACAGCTTTAGTCTCCATACTTCTATGCTACATTTAAAAGTTTCTAGAGCTCAATATGCCAGAACCTGCAAATCGCGCGCCTAGAGCGGAGGCCCTCTACTGCCCGCAGTGCGCCCGCGAAGTCACCGACCCGCTGACCTGCGGCGACTGCTCGGCGGTGATCTGCCGCGTGTGCGGGACGTCGCTGGAATCGTCGGCTGACCTGGGAATTGGATAAAAGGACACGCATGCTCACCATTCTTCTGCTCTTATGTTCCAACATCTTTATGACTTTTGCCTGGTACGGCCACCTCAAGTACCAGAACGTGCCGCTGTGGAAAGTCACGCTGGTCAGCTGGGGCATCGCCTTCTTCGAGTATTGTTTTCAAGTCCCGGCAAACCGCATCGGCAGCCATACTTTCAGCGCCGCGCAACTGAAGACCATTCAGGAAATCATCACGCTGGTGGTGTTCTCAGGATTTTCCATCTGGTACTTGAAACAGGACATCCGGTGGAATTACGCGGTGGGATTTTTCTTTATGGTTCTGGCGGCGTTCTTTGTTTTCAAGAAGTGGTGAGCGATCACACCGGAGTTTTCGTCTTCCGCTCCGGATTGAAGAACGGCAACTTGGCGACAGTGGCCGTGACTTTCTTGCGTTCAGCTTCAATGGTGATCTCCACCTGCAGTTTTGTA
This genomic interval from Terriglobia bacterium contains the following:
- a CDS encoding recombinase family protein; translation: MAKSKNTTAVFSQDRPIHRVALYARVSTLNGHQDPEMQLSELREYATRRGLSIHEEYVDEGVSGSKESRPALNRLMTDAQKCRFDAILVWKIDRFGRSLKHLVNSLADLSAYGVTFISLRDNLDLSTPSGRLMFQIIGAMAEFERALIQERVRAGLRNAKAKGKRIGRPRQVVESSEVLKLRAEGLSWRAISERLRLGLGTVYRAISSDPNNH
- a CDS encoding LuxR C-terminal-related transcriptional regulator encodes the protein MTNAGFSDVTALQNNVAPSVETVSEPAISPRESPAADESRVPGGVPRKKEKLPAKTADLSQYLDEAQLTDRQRECFSLKFEYGLRFSAIAHRLGISRKTVDEHIAAARRRMEWSKVKDKIKAKKARLNPEE
- a CDS encoding helix-turn-helix domain-containing protein produces the protein MPTKQAAEMLGTTVGTLKSWRSRGLGPKWVKLGAAVRYDVEELLDFIKRNTRVPSVRALVEERRGTL
- a CDS encoding site-specific integrase, yielding MELFKRKNSKCWWYDFAVRGERYRGSTKETNKTAAQAKAARLLTDIAESRNLHCGKKAPVLSDFADRFLAYLMNAKLADNSKRYLRCGWKLLEQTRIIGMRMSNIRTEDIDALTFPGSAYNVNCALKTLRRMLNLAHEWGLIGGVPRIRLMKELGRSIRLDEEAERKLLAYARQPLRDVIILMRDTGMRNRKELFRMRIENLDWNTRTIFVPDSKTPTGRRYIPMSDRVLDLLMIRCGERREGWVFPANSAAGHLTTLDKQFREARKAAGLPKNLVLYSARHDFGTRVLQKTGNLAAVMRVMGHSDPRIAMHYQHPDLELIRQGLNVGSSDARVQ
- a CDS encoding methyltransferase domain-containing protein, producing the protein METKAVPAPSEADQKLQQEFNQWAAAGRGDEMESHHSDITEQTLALMALQPADRVLDLGCGTGWASRRMAQVATQGEIVRLDVADEMLRRAEQASADFKNIRYVWGSAESIPAEDNTFSKVLSVESFYYYADQGKALDELRRVMAPGGRLFILINLYTDNHYSLRWVSELKVAVQALSEAEYVALLKKHGFIDVQTRRIPDRSPTPEIYSGKWFKNADELRDFKRIGALLLIAAKG
- a CDS encoding DMT family protein is translated as MLTILLLLCSNIFMTFAWYGHLKYQNVPLWKVTLVSWGIAFFEYCFQVPANRIGSHTFSAAQLKTIQEIITLVVFSGFSIWYLKQDIRWNYAVGFFFMVLAAFFVFKKW